Proteins encoded within one genomic window of bacterium:
- a CDS encoding F0F1 ATP synthase subunit delta → MLHFQFSTIVFQIVNFFILLAVLTWFLYRPLLQTMRRREDDIAARLRDAEERARRADAERAQLAEEAVQARANAEALLTRAQAEATQTRQRLLDQTKQEAARYAEEAHQRIEEQERAVRERLEDTVRKTAVAMAGSLIQQAAGPPVHRALIEQLLTGTLAPEGIQRDLLHRAVSRSNGAMTVEVAYPPSPELTERIREAIARLLGVTDRRVEIVVRVDPSLRAGARIVVEDVVVDLSLNRILTELEHKDASH, encoded by the coding sequence GTGCTACACTTCCAGTTCTCCACCATCGTGTTCCAGATCGTGAACTTCTTCATCCTCTTGGCCGTGTTGACGTGGTTCCTCTACCGGCCGCTGCTGCAGACCATGCGGCGACGGGAAGACGACATCGCCGCGCGGCTACGGGATGCCGAGGAGCGCGCCCGTCGCGCCGACGCCGAACGTGCGCAACTGGCCGAGGAGGCCGTGCAGGCTCGGGCCAACGCGGAGGCCCTGCTCACCCGCGCTCAGGCCGAAGCAACCCAGACGCGCCAGCGCCTGCTGGACCAGACCAAACAGGAAGCCGCGCGCTACGCGGAGGAGGCGCACCAGCGGATCGAAGAGCAGGAGCGGGCCGTCCGGGAACGTCTCGAGGACACAGTCCGGAAGACGGCCGTCGCGATGGCCGGCAGCCTCATTCAGCAGGCCGCCGGGCCCCCGGTGCATCGCGCCCTCATCGAGCAACTGCTCACGGGAACCCTCGCGCCTGAGGGGATCCAGCGGGACCTGCTCCACCGGGCGGTCTCGCGTTCGAACGGCGCGATGACGGTCGAGGTGGCGTACCCCCCCTCTCCCGAGTTGACGGAGCGGATCCGCGAGGCGATCGCGCGCCTGCTCGGCGTGACCGACCGCCGCGTGGAGATCGTCGTCCGCGTGGACCCGTCGCTCCGCGCCGGCGCTCGGATCGTCGTGGAAGACGTCGTCGTGGACCTGAGCTTGAACCGTATCCTCACCGAACTCGAGCACAAGGACGCATCGCACTAG
- the atpB gene encoding F0F1 ATP synthase subunit A → MELERRVVLWIAGVPVTTTVVSTTGMVAVLSVLAVLAGRTIRARPSRWQAVAEWGVRGVEGLLDEVVGDGRRYLPLVATLGLFILVANLMSALPAVEAPTADVNTPAALAIIVFCSVHYYGMREAGVLGYFRRFTQPVPLLLPINILSNLTRTFSLAIRLFGNMVSHQIIVAILLLILPLVVPAVLEVFGMFISVLQAYIFTVLTIVYIGGAVRAGGEL, encoded by the coding sequence GTGGAGTTGGAACGACGCGTCGTCCTGTGGATCGCCGGCGTACCGGTCACGACGACCGTGGTGTCCACGACGGGGATGGTCGCCGTGCTGTCCGTGCTGGCCGTCCTCGCCGGCAGGACCATCCGGGCTCGGCCCAGTCGCTGGCAGGCGGTGGCCGAGTGGGGCGTTCGGGGGGTGGAAGGGCTGCTGGACGAGGTGGTTGGCGACGGACGGAGGTACCTGCCGCTCGTCGCCACCCTCGGCCTCTTCATCCTGGTCGCCAACCTCATGAGCGCGCTCCCGGCGGTCGAGGCGCCGACCGCGGACGTGAATACGCCGGCCGCGCTCGCGATCATCGTCTTCTGCTCGGTGCACTACTACGGCATGCGAGAAGCGGGCGTGTTGGGCTACTTTCGGAGGTTCACGCAGCCGGTGCCGCTGTTGTTGCCCATCAATATCCTGTCCAACCTGACGCGGACGTTCTCGCTCGCGATCCGACTCTTCGGCAACATGGTTTCGCACCAAATCATCGTAGCGATCCTGCTGCTGATTCTGCCGCTCGTGGTGCCGGCGGTCCTCGAAGTTTTCGGGATGTTCATCAGCGTTCTGCAGGCGTACATTTTCACCGTCCTGACGATCGTCTACATCGGCGGGGCGGTGCGCGCGGGGGGGGAGCTCTAG
- the atpE gene encoding ATP synthase F0 subunit C produces the protein MSPDLFALISMGAAGVAIGAGVILPALGQARAASRAIEAIARQPAAAPVITRNLFVGLAMIESQALYVLIVALILLFANPLAGLVPAAVARGGLAIWLLAGSAAAAALAITLGTMGSSLGQGRVTGAALESIAEQPGAGDQISTTLFVSLALLESLALYALIVALILLFANPLVDQMFRR, from the coding sequence ATGTCTCCGGATCTGTTTGCCCTCATCAGCATGGGCGCCGCCGGCGTGGCAATCGGCGCAGGCGTGATCCTACCCGCTCTCGGACAGGCGCGGGCTGCCTCTCGGGCCATCGAGGCCATCGCCAGGCAACCCGCGGCCGCGCCGGTCATCACCCGCAATCTGTTCGTCGGGCTCGCGATGATCGAGTCGCAGGCGCTCTACGTCCTGATCGTGGCGCTGATCCTTCTCTTCGCGAACCCGCTGGCCGGCCTCGTACCGGCGGCGGTCGCCCGCGGCGGCCTGGCCATCTGGCTGCTTGCCGGCTCGGCCGCGGCGGCGGCCCTCGCCATCACGCTGGGGACGATGGGAAGCTCGCTCGGCCAGGGGCGAGTGACCGGCGCCGCGCTGGAGTCGATCGCCGAACAGCCGGGGGCCGGCGACCAGATTTCCACCACGCTGTTCGTCAGCCTCGCGCTTCTGGAGTCCCTCGCGCTCTACGCGCTCATCGTCGCGCTGATCCTTCTCTTCGCCAATCCGTTGGTCGACCAGATGTTCCGTCGGTAG
- a CDS encoding AtpZ/AtpI family protein, with protein MPDARRGRRPAFWQAMIELTTLGWLIALPIAAGVLLGRYLDVRLGSGAVWTLSLLGAGIAVAGLDVYLALRRVLTGSRRE; from the coding sequence ATGCCTGACGCGCGCCGAGGACGCCGGCCGGCCTTCTGGCAGGCGATGATCGAGCTGACGACGCTGGGCTGGCTCATCGCGCTGCCGATCGCCGCCGGTGTGCTCCTTGGCCGGTATCTCGACGTCCGCCTGGGGTCCGGAGCGGTCTGGACGCTCTCGCTCCTTGGCGCCGGCATCGCGGTCGCCGGCCTCGACGTCTACCTGGCGTTGCGCCGGGTGTTGACCGGGAGCCGCCGTGAATAG